The following are encoded together in the Oceanobacillus zhaokaii genome:
- the yfmH gene encoding EF-P 5-aminopentanol modification-associated protein YfmH, with the protein MNKAVHQDVAETIFSEKLDNGLTVYLLPKTEMAKTYGIFSTDYGSIDQRFVPIGEQEMITVPEGVAHFLEHKLFEKEDRDVFADFGKQGASANAYTSFTKTAYLFSATSNIEENVQTLINFVQDPYFSESSVEKEKGIIGQEITMYDDQADWQSFMGTIKSMFKNHPVNIDIAGTIESITDITKDDLYTCYNTFYHPENMTLFIAGNFDAEKMMGLIKSNQAEKTFKKMEQLEREFPEEPREVAMKENKLIMPVSIPKCTIGIKESTTALSSEAFLQRDLLQSMVVDHYFSKGSAFYQELYQAGLIDTSFYFETTLEKNFGYTLIGTNTDQPEKFAGKIKELLLSTNKKSLTTEEFARMKKKKIGQLLRSMNSLEFIANKYIHYHTMGIDFFDIIPAVQALSLDEVNDFIRNWVEEDRLAVCTITAK; encoded by the coding sequence ATGAATAAAGCAGTACATCAAGATGTTGCTGAAACGATTTTTTCAGAGAAACTTGATAATGGATTAACCGTATACTTATTACCTAAAACAGAAATGGCAAAAACCTATGGGATTTTTTCTACGGACTATGGCTCAATCGATCAGCGGTTCGTTCCTATTGGTGAGCAAGAGATGATTACAGTTCCAGAAGGTGTTGCCCATTTTTTAGAACATAAATTATTTGAAAAAGAAGATCGTGATGTTTTTGCTGATTTTGGCAAACAAGGAGCTTCTGCGAATGCATATACATCGTTCACGAAAACAGCTTACTTATTTTCAGCAACAAGCAATATAGAAGAAAATGTTCAAACCTTAATTAACTTTGTTCAAGACCCATACTTTTCAGAAAGCTCTGTTGAGAAAGAAAAAGGGATTATCGGTCAGGAAATTACAATGTACGATGATCAAGCAGATTGGCAGTCGTTTATGGGAACAATCAAAAGTATGTTTAAGAACCATCCAGTAAACATCGATATCGCTGGAACAATCGAATCAATTACCGATATTACGAAGGATGATTTGTATACATGCTACAACACATTCTACCATCCGGAAAATATGACATTGTTTATAGCTGGTAACTTTGATGCCGAAAAGATGATGGGGCTTATTAAATCCAACCAAGCGGAAAAGACATTTAAAAAAATGGAACAGCTTGAGAGAGAGTTTCCTGAAGAACCAAGGGAAGTAGCGATGAAAGAAAATAAATTGATTATGCCTGTGTCAATACCTAAATGTACCATTGGTATTAAGGAATCAACTACAGCGTTAAGCAGTGAAGCTTTTCTGCAAAGAGATTTGTTGCAGAGTATGGTTGTCGATCATTACTTTTCGAAAGGGTCAGCTTTCTATCAAGAATTGTATCAAGCAGGGTTAATTGATACTAGTTTTTATTTTGAAACTACGTTAGAAAAGAACTTTGGCTATACATTGATTGGTACGAATACTGATCAACCTGAAAAATTTGCTGGAAAAATAAAAGAATTATTACTGTCAACGAATAAAAAGTCATTAACAACGGAAGAATTTGCAAGAATGAAGAAGAAAAAAATTGGACAATTACTTCGGTCAATGAATTCACTTGAATTCATTGCCAATAAATATATCCATTATCATACAATGGGTATTGATTTCTTTGATATCATTCCCGCAGTACAAGCGTTAAGCCTTGATGAGGTGAATGATTTTATTCGAAATTGGGTTGAAGAAGATCGACTCGCAGTCTGTACGATAACTGCAAAGTAA
- the ymfI gene encoding elongation factor P 5-aminopentanone reductase has product MGKNVLVIGASGEIGISIAKRLAEDGHQLILHYNQNEERISELRKQLNNNSILTAIQADLSNELEIEKFLSKLVFSVDMIVFASGRAQYGVFHETSKMIMDEMLTLHVKAPWLITKALLPSMLHKKYGKIILISSIWGEVGASYEVIYSTVKGAQNSFVKALAKEVAPSGISVNGISPGFIETKMNHHLSEEEKEILISDIPMNRAGKPDEISHVVSFLLDDRSSYIQGEIIRVTGAW; this is encoded by the coding sequence ATGGGGAAAAATGTACTTGTTATCGGTGCAAGTGGTGAAATTGGAATCAGCATCGCAAAACGGCTTGCTGAGGATGGACACCAATTAATCCTGCATTATAACCAAAATGAAGAGAGAATAAGTGAATTAAGAAAGCAACTTAATAATAATTCGATTCTCACTGCAATACAAGCGGATCTAAGCAATGAGTTAGAGATAGAAAAGTTTTTATCAAAACTTGTGTTTTCAGTAGATATGATTGTATTTGCAAGTGGGCGAGCACAGTATGGCGTTTTTCACGAAACGTCAAAAATGATAATGGATGAAATGCTAACATTACATGTAAAAGCACCATGGTTGATTACCAAAGCATTATTACCTAGTATGCTCCACAAGAAGTATGGGAAAATCATCTTGATTAGCTCCATCTGGGGTGAAGTTGGAGCAAGCTATGAAGTAATTTATTCCACGGTAAAGGGGGCACAAAACAGCTTTGTCAAAGCATTAGCAAAAGAAGTTGCCCCAAGTGGAATATCTGTCAATGGAATTAGTCCCGGCTTTATTGAAACTAAAATGAATCATCATCTATCTGAAGAGGAGAAAGAAATATTAATCTCTGACATCCCAATGAATCGGGCAGGAAAACCAGATGAAATCTCCCATGTTGTTTCCTTTTTATTAGATGACAGATCAAGCTATATTCAAGGTGAAATCATACGAGTAACAGGTGCTTGGTGA